One Primulina huaijiensis isolate GDHJ02 chromosome 5, ASM1229523v2, whole genome shotgun sequence DNA segment encodes these proteins:
- the LOC140977701 gene encoding uncharacterized protein: MEYDAVETHSKIQSTNFIGKLRRVPHVRSSNPPYHMLFECQPSTCTEESLAYESISSTVLEQENCSKFGEDNILLTKAPPKEVTFNASAEELAKFDKRWDHDLKVKSYNLASISNALRRRFEDVVNVFDIYTHLQEFYGVQTHPLRRVAQGAHDYKHESAGDSVHEHGVKIIGLIEKLMGLEMVILSELSTDILPIMLAYSFNGFVVNFNMNKIDDSLEKLVNILTTYDATIKKEKPVFLTDSSPGTIKGPTKEGK; this comes from the exons ATGGAGTATGACGCTGTAGAGACACATTCTAAAATCCAATCCACAAATTTTATAGGAAAGTTAAGGCGAGTACCTCATGTAAGAAGTTCCAATCCACCGTATCATATGCTTTTCGAATGTCAACCTTCAACATGCACCGAGGAGAGCCTCGCTTACGAGAGTATTTCCTCAACAGTTCTTGAGCAAG AAAATTGTTCTAAATTCGGAGAAGATAACATATTACTCACTAAGGCTCCTCCAAAAGAGGTAACTTTCAATGCTAGTGCTGAGGAACTAGCAAAGTTTGATAAACGATGGGATCATGATTTGAAAGTTAAGAGCTATAATTTGGCTTCTATTTCAAATGCATTGCGGAGACGGTTCGAAGATGTAGTAAATGTTTTTGACATTTACACACACCTACAAGAGTTTTATGGCGTGCAGACACACCCCTTGAGACGCGTTgctcaaggagctcatgactacaagCATGAAAGCGCGGGGGACTCAGTCCATGAACATGGTGTAAAGATTATTGGTCTAATTGAAAAGCTAATGGGCTTGGAAATGGTCATCCTGAGCGAGTTATCTACAGACATATTACCGATAATGCTCGCATACTCGTTTAATGGGTTTGTGGTAAATTTCAACATGAATAAGATTGATGATAGTCTTGAAAAACTAGTCAATATACTTACGACTTATGATGCCACCATCAAGAAGGAAAAGCCAGTTTTCCTAACGGACTCCTCGCCTGGGACGATAAAGGGGCCCACAAAGGAAGGGAAATAA
- the LOC140976754 gene encoding uncharacterized protein, which produces MNSRLKAFSLRLQTSIHHHSRNFNCPYSQSSHAYGGLREKLLKQPRPHKPTRNQLREAIPFLDQIKQCQDPDEALSMFHRYYEMGYCLDYPSYASIIYKLARAKKFESVDTVLNFLQARDIKCQEALFIALMRHYGKAQLIDKAVGLFRELGRSFNCVRTIQSFNTMLNVFVVNDRVCEAVDFFKDGSKMGFKLNPVSFNIMIKMWLGKGEWEKARQVFDEMLERELEPTVVTYNSQIGFLCKRGDVDDAKIFFEDMVRKGKRGNAVTYALLMEGLCNSGKFKEAKKMMFDMEYQGCKVELVNYGVLMSDLTTRRLTNEAKGLLVEMKKRRIKPDVVMYNILINSLCKEGAALEAYKFLVDMQVKGCEPNAATYRMVVDGFCRIGDFVGGLKVLNAMLCSKHFPRLETFCSLVIGLIRCGEVNDACFVLEEMERWKMRLNSGSWEILVSESCFNHEGVTGILADIVSSCE; this is translated from the coding sequence ATGAATTCCCGTCTAAAAGCTTTCTCGCTCAGATTACAAACTTCCATACATCACCACAGCAGAAACTTCAATTGCCCGTATTCTCAATCTTCTCACGCGTATGGCGGTTTGCGTGAGAAACTCCTCAAGCAACCACGGCCTCACAAGCCTACGAGAAACCAACTTCGTGAAGCCATTCCATTTCTCGACCAAATCAAGCAATGTCAAGATCCGGACGAAGCGCTTTCCATGTTCCATCGATACTATGAAATGGGCTACTGCCTCGACTACCCTTCTTATGCTTCAATCATCTATAAGCTAGCTCGCGCGAAAAAGTTCGAATCTGTCGATACtgttttgaattttcttcaagCCCGTGATATAAAATGTCAAGAGGCTCTTTTCATCGCGCTGATGCGTCATTATGGGAAAGCCCAGTTGATCGATAAAGCCGTTGGCTTGTTTCGGGAGTTGGGAAGGTCGTTCAATTGCGTGCGTACAATTCAGTCTTTTAATACGATGTTGAATGTTTTTGTGGTGAATGACCGGGTTTGTGAAGCTGTGGACTTCTTTAAGGATGGTTCAAAGATGGGTTTCAAGTTGAATCCAGTTTCGTTTAatataatgatcaaaatgtGGTTGGGGAAGGGTGAATGGGAGAAGGCTAGGCAAGTGTTTGATGAAATGCTTGAACGAGAGTTGGAGCCTACTGTCGTGACTTACAACTCTCAGATTGGTTTTCTGTGCAAAAGGGGTGACGTTGATGACGCCAAGATTTTTTTCGAGGATATGGTGAGGAAAGGGAAGAGAGGTAACGCGGTTACTTATGCTTTGTTAATGGAAGGTTTATGTAATTCAGGGAAGTTCAAGGAGGCAAAGAAaatgatgttcgatatggaataCCAAGGATGCAAAGTAGAGCTAGTTAATTACGGCGTTTTGATGAGTGATCTTACCACAAGACGATTAACCAATGAAGCTAAAGGTTTACTTGTTGAGATGAAGAAAAGAAGGATCAAACCGGATGTTGTTATGTATAACATCTTGATCAATAGTTTGTGTAAAGAAGGTGCGGCTTTGGAAGCCTATAAATTTTTGGTTGATATGCAAGTTAAAGGGTGCGAACCTAATGCAGCCACCTACAGAATGGTGGTGGATGGTTTCTGCAGAATAGGAGATTTCGTGGGTGGTTTGAAGGTTTTGAATGCAATGTTGTGCAGTAAACATTTCCCACGGCTCGAAACATTTTGCTCTTTGGTTATTGGTTTGATCCGTTGTGGGGAAGTGAATGATGCATGCTTTGTTTTGGAGGAGATGGAGAGGTGGAAAATGAGATTAAATTCGGGATCATGGGAAATCCTCGTTTCGGAATCATGTTTTAATCATGAAGGTGTCACTGGGATCTTGGCTGATATTGTTAGTTCTTGTGAGTAA
- the LOC140976755 gene encoding autophagy-related protein 18f-like isoform X1, translated as MRSDIQRSGRNGGAVVPRQGKGNNGIIPNSFKAISSYLRIVSSGASTVASSVRSAATAASAAVEKDFETNSEQVSWAGFDKIEFKRGITRKVLLLGYSYGFQVWDVEEADNVHSLVSRNDGPVSFLQMVPQPVASKQSVDKFAESRPLLIICSDGSFSGGNSVQEGSVTPFNGAVHWQLNDSSVPTVIWFYSLRSQSYVHLLRFRSVVHLVRCSSRVFAVLQWSQIHCFDAATLEREYTILTNPVVTGSYGAGNIGLGPLAVGPRWMAYSGSQVAISESGRVSPQQLAPSATFPNSASNGSLVAHYAKESSKQLAAGFMTLGDMGYKKISRYYAELSSEGNNCQSGASRLKLHGVVNGHMPDADNVGMVIVRDIVSKTVIAQFRAHKSPILSLCFDPSGTLLVTASVQGHNINVFRILPGLSRGSSRCAHESSYVHLYRLQRGFTNAVIQDISFSMDSQWIMISSSRGTSHLFSISHSGNCDVPSDACLSARNTASSLMTMHAVHGSQNSGLQVLTPQSFCVSGSPVTLSAVSRIRNGNNGWRSTVSGAAAVATGRVSSLSGTIASAFHNCKGNDTCTDASLMKKCYYLLVFSPSGSLIQYALQLSPAFNGMMSLPGSNVTGESGLDCDARLVIDAIQKWNICQRQNRKEREDNFDFYGENGNSSSSKVYPERMKQENSLHSNVTSKFATNLHHMHISEAELQMHQSQNPLWGRSEINFLSIVSNGYYVDEENTRGGEIELENFPTRIIEARSKNLVPVFDYLQAPKIRHGSWCSCSLEPMPSGRHFVNQSDNDADEAGHFGPHLITDTSSGFVNTNSSPISNTQLDTVNIEENSLKSSLEHDEFD; from the exons ATGAGGAGTGATATCCAGAGAAGTGGTCGTAATGGTGGAGCAGTCGTGCCACGTCAGGGAAAAGGGAATAATGGGATTATTCCCAACTCGTTTAAAGCTATTTCAAGCTACCTGAGGATTGTTTCTTCGGGTGCATCGACCGTGGCATCCTCCGTGAGGTCTGCTGCTActgctgcatcagctgctgtAGAAAAGGATTTTGAGACAAACTCCGAGCAG GTATCCTGGGCTGGCTTTGACAAAATAGAATTTAAAAGAGGTATCACGAGGAAAGTACTCTTGCTGGGGTACAGTTATGGCTTCCAGGTTTGGGATGTCGAAGAAGCGGACAATGTACACAGCCTAGTCTCCAGAAATGATGGCCCAGTTTCATTCTTGCAGATGGTACCACAACCAGTGGCATCAAAGCAATCTGTGGATAAGTTTGCGGAAAGCCGCCCACTACTGATTATTTGTTCTGATGGATCCTTTTCTGGCGGTAATAGTGTTCAGGAGGGATCAGTTACTCCTTTTAATGGGGCCGTCCATTGGCAGCTTAATGATAGTTCTGTGCCAACTGTCATTTGGTTTTATTCCTTGAGATCTCAGTCATATGTACATCTTTTAAGGTTTAGATCAGTTGTTCATTTAGTACGATGCAGCTCTCGAGTTTTTGCTGTTTTACAGTGGAGTCAG ATACATTGCTTTGACGCCGCTACCTTAGAGAGAGAGTATACGATCCTTACGAATCCTGTTGTTACTGGGAGTTATGGAGCTGGAAATATAGGATTGGGGCCCCTTGCAGTGGGTCCCCGGTGGATGGCTTATAGTGGGAGTCAAGTTGCGATTTCAGAATCTGGTCGTGTGAGTCCACAACAACTTGCTCCCTCGGCTACTTTCCCTAATTCTGCTTCAAATGGAAGCCTTGTTGCACATTATGCAAAAGAGTCAAGCAAGCAACTTGCTGCTGGTTTTATGACTTTAGGGGACATGGGTTATAAGAAGATATCAAGGTACTATGCTGAGCTGTCATCTGAAGGCAACAATTGCCAATCAGGGGCTTCTAGACTGAAGTTACATGGTGTTGTGAATGGACATATGCCAGATGCTGACAATGTTGGCATG GTGATTGTCAGAGACATAGTCAGCAAAACCGTGATAGCGCAGTTTAGGGCTCATAAGAGTCCTATTTTATCATTGTGCTTTGATCCCAGTGGCACTCTTTTAGTGACAGCTTCAGTTCAGGGGCACAACATAAATGTGTTTCGCATACTGCCTGGACTTTCTCGGGGTTCCTCAAGATGTGCACACGAATCATCTTATGTCCATCTTTACAGGCTGCAGCGCGGTTTCACAAATGCT GTTATACAAGACATAAGTTTTAGTATGGACAGCCAATGGATTATGATCAGTTCATCTAGAGGGACGAGCCACCTTTTTTCTATCTCACATTCGGGCAATTGTGATGTACCTTCTGATGCTTGTCTTAGTGCCAGAAATACCGCATCCAGCCTGATGACAATGCATGCAGTTCATGGATCGCAAAATTCAGGATTGCAGGTGCTAACTCCGCAGAGCTTTTGTGTGTCTGGATCTCCGGTTACACTTTCCGCTGTTAGCCGAATACGGAATGGAAACAATGGTTGGAGAAGCACAGTAAGTGGTGCTGCTGCAGTTGCAACTGGACGGGTGAGCTCCCTCTCTGGAACAATTGCATCAGCCTTTCACAACTGCAAAGGCAATGATACATGTACAGATGCGAGTTTAATGAAGAAGTGTTATTATCTGCTTGTTTTCTCTCCTTCTGGTTCCTTGATACAATATGCACTTCAACTTTCTCCTGCTTTTAATGGTATGATGTCTTTACCTGGATCAAATGTCACTGGTGAATCTGGTCTTGATTGTGATGCAAGATTAGTGATTGATGCAATCCAAAAGTGGAATATTTGTCAAAGGCAGAATCGGAAGGAGCGAGAAGATAATTTTGACTTCTATGGTGAAAATGGAAATTCAAGTAGCAGTAAAGTATACCCGGAAAGAATGAAACAAGAAAATAGTTTACATTCTAATGTCACGAGCAAGTTTGCAACTAATCTGCACCATATGCATATATCTGAAGCCGAGCTCCAGATGCATCAAAGCCAAAATCCGTTGTGGGGGAGATCTGAG ATAAATTTTCTGTCAATCGTGTCTAATGGCTATTATGTTGATGAAGAAAATACTCGTGGTGGAGAGATTGAACTTGAAAATTTTCCCACTCGTATTATTGAAGCAAGGTCAAAAAACTTGGTTCCGGTTTTCGATTATCTTCAAGCTCCCAAAATTCGACATGGGAG TTGGTGTTCTTGTTCTCTTGAACCCATGCCCAGTGGCCGTCATTTTGTGAATCAATCGGACAATGATGCTGATGAAGCAGGGCACTTTGGTCCTCACTTGATCACTGATACAAGCAGCGGCTTTGTAAATACTAACAGTAGCCCAATATCAAACACTCAGCTTGATACTGTAAATATTGAGGAGAACTCTCTGAAGTCAAGCCTAGAGCATGATGAGTTTGACTAA
- the LOC140976755 gene encoding autophagy-related protein 18f-like isoform X2, whose translation MRSDIQRSGRNGGAVVPRQGKGNNGIIPNSFKAISSYLRIVSSGASTVASSVRSAATAASAAVEKDFETNSEQVSWAGFDKIEFKRGITRKVLLLGYSYGFQVWDVEEADNVHSLVSRNDGPVSFLQMVPQPVASKQSVDKFAESRPLLIICSDGSFSGGNSVQEGSVTPFNGAVHWQLNDSSVPTVIWFYSLRSQSYVHLLRFRSVVHLVRCSSRVFAVLQWSQIHCFDAATLEREYTILTNPVVTGSYGAGNIGLGPLAVGPRWMAYSGSQVAISESGRVSPQQLAPSATFPNSASNGSLVAHYAKESSKQLAAGFMTLGDMGYKKISRYYAELSSEGNNCQSGASRLKLHGVVNGHMPDADNVGMVIVRDIVSKTVIAQFRAHKSPILSLCFDPSGTLLVTASVQGHNINVFRILPGLSRGSSRCAHESSYVHLYRLQRGFTNAVIQDISFSMDSQWIMISSSRGTSHLFSISHSGNCDVPSDACLSARNTASSLMTMHAVHGSQNSGLQVLTPQSFCVSGSPVTLSAVSRIRNGNNGWRSTVSGAAAVATGRVSSLSGTIASAFHNCKGNDTCTDASLMKKCYYLLVFSPSGSLIQYALQLSPAFNGMMSLPGSNVTGESGLDCDARLVIDAIQKWNICQRQNRKEREDNFDFYGENGNSSSSKVYPERMKQENSLHSNVTSKFATNLHHMHISEAELQMHQSQNPLWGRSEINFLSIVSNGYYVDEENTRGGEIELENFPTRIIEARSKNLVPVFDYLQAPKIRHGSGRHFVNQSDNDADEAGHFGPHLITDTSSGFVNTNSSPISNTQLDTVNIEENSLKSSLEHDEFD comes from the exons ATGAGGAGTGATATCCAGAGAAGTGGTCGTAATGGTGGAGCAGTCGTGCCACGTCAGGGAAAAGGGAATAATGGGATTATTCCCAACTCGTTTAAAGCTATTTCAAGCTACCTGAGGATTGTTTCTTCGGGTGCATCGACCGTGGCATCCTCCGTGAGGTCTGCTGCTActgctgcatcagctgctgtAGAAAAGGATTTTGAGACAAACTCCGAGCAG GTATCCTGGGCTGGCTTTGACAAAATAGAATTTAAAAGAGGTATCACGAGGAAAGTACTCTTGCTGGGGTACAGTTATGGCTTCCAGGTTTGGGATGTCGAAGAAGCGGACAATGTACACAGCCTAGTCTCCAGAAATGATGGCCCAGTTTCATTCTTGCAGATGGTACCACAACCAGTGGCATCAAAGCAATCTGTGGATAAGTTTGCGGAAAGCCGCCCACTACTGATTATTTGTTCTGATGGATCCTTTTCTGGCGGTAATAGTGTTCAGGAGGGATCAGTTACTCCTTTTAATGGGGCCGTCCATTGGCAGCTTAATGATAGTTCTGTGCCAACTGTCATTTGGTTTTATTCCTTGAGATCTCAGTCATATGTACATCTTTTAAGGTTTAGATCAGTTGTTCATTTAGTACGATGCAGCTCTCGAGTTTTTGCTGTTTTACAGTGGAGTCAG ATACATTGCTTTGACGCCGCTACCTTAGAGAGAGAGTATACGATCCTTACGAATCCTGTTGTTACTGGGAGTTATGGAGCTGGAAATATAGGATTGGGGCCCCTTGCAGTGGGTCCCCGGTGGATGGCTTATAGTGGGAGTCAAGTTGCGATTTCAGAATCTGGTCGTGTGAGTCCACAACAACTTGCTCCCTCGGCTACTTTCCCTAATTCTGCTTCAAATGGAAGCCTTGTTGCACATTATGCAAAAGAGTCAAGCAAGCAACTTGCTGCTGGTTTTATGACTTTAGGGGACATGGGTTATAAGAAGATATCAAGGTACTATGCTGAGCTGTCATCTGAAGGCAACAATTGCCAATCAGGGGCTTCTAGACTGAAGTTACATGGTGTTGTGAATGGACATATGCCAGATGCTGACAATGTTGGCATG GTGATTGTCAGAGACATAGTCAGCAAAACCGTGATAGCGCAGTTTAGGGCTCATAAGAGTCCTATTTTATCATTGTGCTTTGATCCCAGTGGCACTCTTTTAGTGACAGCTTCAGTTCAGGGGCACAACATAAATGTGTTTCGCATACTGCCTGGACTTTCTCGGGGTTCCTCAAGATGTGCACACGAATCATCTTATGTCCATCTTTACAGGCTGCAGCGCGGTTTCACAAATGCT GTTATACAAGACATAAGTTTTAGTATGGACAGCCAATGGATTATGATCAGTTCATCTAGAGGGACGAGCCACCTTTTTTCTATCTCACATTCGGGCAATTGTGATGTACCTTCTGATGCTTGTCTTAGTGCCAGAAATACCGCATCCAGCCTGATGACAATGCATGCAGTTCATGGATCGCAAAATTCAGGATTGCAGGTGCTAACTCCGCAGAGCTTTTGTGTGTCTGGATCTCCGGTTACACTTTCCGCTGTTAGCCGAATACGGAATGGAAACAATGGTTGGAGAAGCACAGTAAGTGGTGCTGCTGCAGTTGCAACTGGACGGGTGAGCTCCCTCTCTGGAACAATTGCATCAGCCTTTCACAACTGCAAAGGCAATGATACATGTACAGATGCGAGTTTAATGAAGAAGTGTTATTATCTGCTTGTTTTCTCTCCTTCTGGTTCCTTGATACAATATGCACTTCAACTTTCTCCTGCTTTTAATGGTATGATGTCTTTACCTGGATCAAATGTCACTGGTGAATCTGGTCTTGATTGTGATGCAAGATTAGTGATTGATGCAATCCAAAAGTGGAATATTTGTCAAAGGCAGAATCGGAAGGAGCGAGAAGATAATTTTGACTTCTATGGTGAAAATGGAAATTCAAGTAGCAGTAAAGTATACCCGGAAAGAATGAAACAAGAAAATAGTTTACATTCTAATGTCACGAGCAAGTTTGCAACTAATCTGCACCATATGCATATATCTGAAGCCGAGCTCCAGATGCATCAAAGCCAAAATCCGTTGTGGGGGAGATCTGAG ATAAATTTTCTGTCAATCGTGTCTAATGGCTATTATGTTGATGAAGAAAATACTCGTGGTGGAGAGATTGAACTTGAAAATTTTCCCACTCGTATTATTGAAGCAAGGTCAAAAAACTTGGTTCCGGTTTTCGATTATCTTCAAGCTCCCAAAATTCGACATGGGAG TGGCCGTCATTTTGTGAATCAATCGGACAATGATGCTGATGAAGCAGGGCACTTTGGTCCTCACTTGATCACTGATACAAGCAGCGGCTTTGTAAATACTAACAGTAGCCCAATATCAAACACTCAGCTTGATACTGTAAATATTGAGGAGAACTCTCTGAAGTCAAGCCTAGAGCATGATGAGTTTGACTAA
- the LOC140976756 gene encoding transcription factor ILR3-like, translating into MVSPANTNWLYEYGFEDIPVPDANFSAPGSGFSWHIQPLDGSSNASFEIEDSIGESAVQKETNSKKRSKTESCARSSSKACREKRRRDKLNDKFVELGVLLEPGRPPKTDKAGILVDAIRMVTQLRGEAEKLKDSNLDLQEKIKELKAEKNELRDEKQKLKAKKEKLEQQMKAVSMPQLGFFHSPPAISLSFAAQSQAAGNKSVPIISYPGVAMWQYMPPAAVDTSQDHVLRPPAA; encoded by the exons ATGGTTTCCCCGGCGAACACGAATTGGCTGTACGAATATGGGTTCGAGGATATCCCAGTCCCTGATGCTAATTTCTCTGCTCCAGGTTCTGGGTTTTCTTGGCATATTCAACCCTTGGACGGATCATCGAATGCTAG TTTTGAAATTGAAGACTCAATTGGGGAATCAGCTGTTCAGAAGGAAACTAACTCGAAAAAACG ATCTAAAACTGAATCATGCGCTCGATCAAGCTCCAAAGCATGCAGAGAGAAACGGCGCAGAGATAAGCTCAATGACAA GTTTGTAGAATTGGGTGTGCTCCTTGAGCCGGGGAGGCCTCCCAAAACAGACAAGGCTGGTATTTTGGTTGATGCTATTCGAATGGTGACTCAGCTAAGAGGTGAAGCTGAGAAGCTGAAAGACTCAAACTTGGATCTCCAGGAGAAGATCAAAGAGCTAAAG GCTGAGAAGAATGAGCTTAGGGATGAGAAGCAGAAGTTAAAGGCTAAAAAGGAGAAGCTGGAGCAGCAGATGAAGGCAGTGAGTATGCCCCAGCTGGGGTTTTTCCATTCCCCTCCTGCCATTTCTCTATCGTTTGCTGCTCAAAGCCAAGCTGCAGGCAACAAGTCGGTCCCCATCATCAGTTACCCAGGTGTTGCTATGTGGCAGTACATGCCACCTGCTGCTGTTGATACTTCACAGGACCATGTGCTTCGCCCACCAGCTGCCTAA